In one Microbacterium invictum genomic region, the following are encoded:
- a CDS encoding alpha/beta hydrolase family protein produces the protein MAAAGLGLAVAAGAAGLGFAIARKLTAPLSGRIFSLTIRDILRRADGDAVVLDLTPATAAPGIYNLWLEDGGWVRLGRVIDQDAATVTRLVESAAPNGALRVGRHASWSGIYYRDPEDAGLEAEDVIVETPVGPAPAWLIRPAGNATNDWAIHIHGLASPRAGTLRGVKVATDVGLVSLVVTYRNDGEGPRLGSGRSTLGASEAEDVRAAVRFAIAHGAERIVLFGWSMGGAIALQVAADREFDHVIDRLILDSPVLDWHETIAANCARVGLPRQVGVLASPWLQLNLLACAIGLSSSVPLDTFNWIARAPALSVPALVIHGTADTSSPPVAARRLAQLRPDMVQLETFLAEHTLAWNSDPERWARLANEWLAAMRAA, from the coding sequence ATGGCGGCCGCGGGACTTGGCCTGGCGGTCGCGGCCGGCGCCGCGGGCCTCGGATTCGCGATAGCGCGCAAGCTCACGGCGCCGCTGTCGGGGCGGATCTTCAGCCTCACTATTCGGGACATCCTGCGGCGCGCGGATGGCGATGCAGTGGTCCTCGATCTGACTCCCGCGACAGCGGCACCGGGTATCTACAACCTCTGGCTCGAGGACGGTGGGTGGGTGCGCCTCGGCCGAGTCATTGATCAGGACGCCGCGACCGTGACACGACTGGTGGAATCCGCTGCGCCGAACGGCGCGCTACGTGTGGGCCGGCACGCGTCGTGGAGCGGAATCTACTATCGCGATCCTGAAGACGCTGGTCTCGAGGCGGAGGACGTGATCGTGGAGACGCCGGTCGGCCCTGCGCCGGCCTGGCTGATCCGCCCGGCCGGCAACGCGACGAACGACTGGGCGATCCACATCCATGGACTGGCTAGCCCCCGCGCGGGCACGCTCCGCGGAGTGAAAGTCGCGACTGACGTCGGTCTCGTCTCACTCGTCGTCACGTATCGCAATGACGGTGAAGGGCCGAGACTCGGATCGGGGCGCTCCACGCTCGGCGCGTCGGAAGCCGAAGACGTTCGTGCCGCGGTGAGGTTCGCGATCGCGCACGGAGCCGAGCGGATCGTGCTGTTCGGGTGGTCGATGGGCGGAGCGATCGCATTGCAGGTGGCCGCCGACCGCGAGTTCGATCACGTCATAGACCGGCTCATCCTCGACTCGCCCGTGCTTGATTGGCACGAGACGATCGCAGCGAACTGCGCCCGTGTTGGCCTTCCGCGACAGGTCGGCGTGCTTGCGTCCCCGTGGCTGCAATTGAATCTGCTTGCATGCGCTATCGGGTTGAGTTCATCCGTACCGCTGGACACCTTCAACTGGATCGCGCGGGCGCCGGCCCTCTCGGTCCCCGCGTTGGTAATCCACGGCACGGCCGACACATCGTCCCCGCCCGTGGCGGCTCGTCGACTCGCGCAACTGCGTCCCGACATGGTCCAACTGGAGACATTCCTAGCGGAACACACGCTCGCGTGGAATTCAGATCCGGAGCGGTGGGCGCGTCTGGCCAACGAGTGGCTCGCTGCGATGAGAGCTGCGTAG
- a CDS encoding integrase core domain-containing protein, with protein sequence MFGHPLVDECQVDLDTGELLPVLTIVTDNGGPFRSLNFELFIMRHPELRHVRTRVRSPGQNGSRERGFGTLKYERLCLDEIPDALTLIERAEDYRAEYNTERPHEAIAWNRPMEVHLGLADPTIPTFEREELLPTT encoded by the coding sequence ATGTTCGGGCACCCGCTCGTCGACGAATGTCAGGTCGACCTCGACACCGGTGAGCTGCTGCCGGTGCTGACGATCGTCACCGACAACGGCGGCCCGTTCCGGTCGCTGAACTTCGAGCTGTTCATCATGCGCCACCCCGAGCTGCGACATGTCCGCACAAGGGTGCGCTCTCCCGGGCAGAACGGGTCACGCGAACGCGGGTTCGGGACGCTGAAGTACGAGCGGCTGTGCCTCGACGAGATCCCCGACGCGTTGACGCTGATCGAGCGGGCAGAGGACTACCGCGCCGAGTACAACACCGAGCGCCCGCACGAGGCGATCGCCTGGAACCGGCCGATGGAGGTGCACCTGGGACTGGCCGACCCCACCATCCCCACCTTTGAAAGAGAAGAACTCCTGCCAACTACTTGA